A segment of the Desulfurococcus mucosus DSM 2162 genome:
ATGCTGGGCTATCTCAGGTCTCTCTATAGTTCTCTCAGGGACAGAGCCAGATTCAGGCTCTTCGAATTCTCTCACAAGGTACCTAGTGCTGTTCTTTCGTTTTTTCACAAGCCCAGGGTAGGCAGGCTTGTCTTCGTATCTAGAAGTTGCATAGCCGATGCCCTGGTTCACACACCGCCTCGTGAGAGGGAAGAGCTTAGGAGGAGGTCTGTGGTCATCTATAACGGCCTTTCTATAGAAAGGGTAAGGAGGTCCGTGGACAGAGTAGACAGTAACTCGGCTAGTGTCGTCTTCGTGAGTAGGCTCATGGAATACAAGGGTGGTTTCAGGCTTGTGAAGGCATTTGTACACGTGGTCGAGGAGGTCAAGGACACTGTGTTGCATGTTATTGGTGAGGGGCCTGAGGGGCCTCTGCTGAGAGAGCTTGTCAGGAAACTCGGGCTTGAGAAGCATGTGATATTTCACGGGTGGCTGGGTAGAAGAGAGACCCTAAGGGTCATAGCCTCTTCGAGGATTCTGACACACCCTAGTCTCTACGAGTCCTTTGGTTATGTTATTGCAGAAGCCTATGCACTGGGCAAACCAGTGGTAGCGCACAGGGCATCATACTCGTTAGAGCTTGTGGAGAATTTCGGCGCAGGTCTTGTAGTGAACACTTTCGACGAGAAGAGATATGCTGAGGCATTGATGACCTTGCTGACGGATGATAACCTTTACAGGAGGCTTAGCCAAAGGGCCCTAGCTACGGCAGAGGAATACTTCGACATAAGGAGGACTGCTGAGGAATATCTCAGAGTATATAGAGAGGTGGTAGGCGAGTGAGGTGTGCTGTGCTGACTTTTGACGACGGATATCTAAGCCACTACGAGATAGCCAAGATGCTCTACCGAATGGACGTCCCCGCGACCTTCTTCATAATAACGGGGCTCATGGAGTACAATGGCAGGAGGCTCTTGGCCACGAGGCCCGAGCTGATCAGAGAGATGAGGGACATGGGGCACGAGATAGCCTCACATACAGTGAGCCACAGAGATTTGACGAGAATACCTGTATGGGAGGTAGAGCGCGAGGCCGCTGAATCCAAGAAAATGCTCGAGGAAACAGTGAGAGATGAGGTCAAGGGCCTCGCCTACCCATACGGCTCGTTCAACGATAGGGTAGTCGAGGTCGTTAGGAGATATTACTCCTATGGCAGGACAATGGGTACAGTTAATAGATGGAACGAAAAGGCCGACTCTTATGTGATTGGAAGCATAGGTATTAGACACCTACCGGAGGTGCCCATGAGACTGCTCGTGAACAGGACCGGTCTTGTGGTGCTGACTATGCACGACGAGAGGCAGCTGATCGTAAGGGCTGTCGTGGAGCTCCTCAGGGCCCTGGGGTTCAGGCTGACTACGCTTAGCGAGGCACTGAGGGGGCACAATGTATAAAGTAATCAGTATCCTGCACCACTCACTACCCATGATCGATGGTAAGTTGGCAGAGGAGGATGGCCAGGGCTGGCACTTCAGGTCAGCCTTAGCTCTGAGGAGGCTCGGCGGCTTTGCCGTAGAGGCTGTGAGGCCTAGTGGAGAAAGCCAAGGGCTTGTCAAGGTCGTAGATGAGATCCCCCTCGTGCTCACACCCACATTGAGACTGTCGCCGAGCCATATGTTATGGAAATGGGACGAGGTCTCGCCAGAGCTGGCGAGATATGTGGAGCACAGAGTATCGAGAGACGGCTATATACCCTATATACACGAGTACAGAGCCCTTAACTCAGAGCTTGTTGTAAGAAGGCTCACAGACCACCCAGTGATTCTACAACACCACGGGTCCAGCCCCCCAAGCCTCTCTAGGCTCATGAATCCTAGTCCTTTCTCAGTAGCTAAGGAACTTTCTAAGATAAAGAGAGAGGGGCTCTTGAGAAAGATCCACGGTGTGTTCTTCGTGGTGAATATTAGGGAGAAGAAATACCTGGAGGAAGTGTTGGGTGTAGAAGCTCGTGTGCTGTTTAGAACTATGGCCGTGGACTTCGAGAAACTGAGGCCCCCTGCTTGGGAAGAGGTTCAGAGGTTCAGAGAAGCCCTCGGTATACCTCTAGATGCTGTGGTATTGGTCAGCTATGTAGGGATATTTAGAGAAGAGGCTAGTTTCCTCAAGGGCCTCCACTATATACCCGTGATATGGAAGATGCTCAGGAAAGAGTATGGGGGCAGGATAGTGATCGTCCTTACGGGTGTCAGTGGAAGGTGGAGAGATATGCTTAGGGAGATGGGTATCAGGGTTTACGGGTTTCTCCCTCACCAGGAGTTCCTGAGGTTCTTGAGTACCTCCGACATATACTTCTTTCCGGCCACCGGAGGCTACTATGGCGGTCCTGGCGTGGCTGTAATGGAGGCCATGGCCCTGGGCAAGCCTGTGGTGAGCCCCACATTCCTTGAGATGCCTAGAGAAGCTATACCGAGGACAGGCGCTGTAGTAACACCCTTTGTAGGCAATGCCAAAGACCTCAATGTCTTTATAAAGAGGCTCAAGTATGTGGTAGACAATGTAGAGGTCTTCAGGGCGAGGACAAGCATGATAAGAGAGGAGGCTCATAGGGTCTTCTCGTGGGAATCTTTTGTGAGAGACTTCACTGATGCTGCGAGGGGGCTGTAGGCCATGGTCAGGCTCAGAGTAGGTATTGTGGGTGGAGGTTTTGCGGCTGGGCATCATGTGAAGGGCTGGAGGGCGAATAAGGCTAAAGTTGTGGCTGTCTCAGATATTGCTGTCGAGAGAGCCAGGGTCTTTGCAGAGAGCCACGGGATCCCCCGCTACTTCAGTTCTCTAGAGGAGATGTTGAAAGATGTAGAGCTGGATGTGGTCTCTATATGTACTCCCCCACAGACCCATAGAGAAGTTGCTGTAAAAGTGGCTCAAGCCAACGCGAACATGTTTGTTGAGAAGCCTCTCGCGACCAGCTACTCCGATGCAGCAGAGATCCTTAATGTTGCGAGATCCAAGGGCGTGAAAGTAGGTGTTGTCTCAAACTACCTCTATACGCCAGTCTCTATTAAAGCGAGGAGACTTGTCAGAGAAGGTGTCATAGGGCCTGTATGCCGTGTCGATATAGCCGTCTACGCGCCTAGGGAGGTGGTCCTAGCCAGGAGCGGTGGCTGGCTCGAGAGCCTGCCAGGACACGTGTTTGGCGAGGTCCTGCCACATGCGATATACATCCTGCAAGATATTATCGGAAAGCTTGATGTCGTATCTGTAGACTTCTCGAGGCTCTCTGAGGGAGGCTGGACGCTCTATGATGAGCTCTATGCTGTCCTCAGGGGAGAGAGGGGTGTTGGTAGGCTGACTATATCGTATAATGCTAGGAGGTTCGATATCTATGTGTATGTGGAGGGGGAGAAGGGCTCACTGATCTATAACCCTGTCGGCAAGATTATTTCCAGGCTATCTACCAGCTGGAGGTGGGCCTCTAATCTACTGTCTCTCAAGCCCTATCTAGAGCTCGGGTTCGACCATATATTTAACAGGGCCCCGAGAGATCCCTTTGCAGAGAATATAGGAGATTTTATAAGGCTCCTGGAGAGAAGAGACGACGACCACCTAGACATGTTGCTCAACCAGGTCAGGGTATACGAGGAGATCCTGAGGGAGTACCGCTGACACAGAGACACTGTGTAAGTGTCATAGTGCTGACAACAGGAACCCATGAGAGACTGGGCTACCTGAGGCTCCTCCTGAGGTCTCTCTCTAGACAGACCATGAGGCCCTCAGAGATAATAGTCGCCTCTGAGGTCTCTGACAGAGAGCTCCTAGAGACTGTTAAGAGAGAATGCGGAGACACATGTATGGTCCTCGCCACAGGGCTCTGGAACAAGTGTAGGACTGCCAATAGGGCCATACTGGAGTCGAGGGGAGACATAGTGTTTCTCCTCGAGGACGACCTAGTGCTCAGG
Coding sequences within it:
- a CDS encoding Gfo/Idh/MocA family protein, with protein sequence MVRLRVGIVGGGFAAGHHVKGWRANKAKVVAVSDIAVERARVFAESHGIPRYFSSLEEMLKDVELDVVSICTPPQTHREVAVKVAQANANMFVEKPLATSYSDAAEILNVARSKGVKVGVVSNYLYTPVSIKARRLVREGVIGPVCRVDIAVYAPREVVLARSGGWLESLPGHVFGEVLPHAIYILQDIIGKLDVVSVDFSRLSEGGWTLYDELYAVLRGERGVGRLTISYNARRFDIYVYVEGEKGSLIYNPVGKIISRLSTSWRWASNLLSLKPYLELGFDHIFNRAPRDPFAENIGDFIRLLERRDDDHLDMLLNQVRVYEEILREYR
- a CDS encoding glycosyltransferase family 4 protein yields the protein MIDGKLAEEDGQGWHFRSALALRRLGGFAVEAVRPSGESQGLVKVVDEIPLVLTPTLRLSPSHMLWKWDEVSPELARYVEHRVSRDGYIPYIHEYRALNSELVVRRLTDHPVILQHHGSSPPSLSRLMNPSPFSVAKELSKIKREGLLRKIHGVFFVVNIREKKYLEEVLGVEARVLFRTMAVDFEKLRPPAWEEVQRFREALGIPLDAVVLVSYVGIFREEASFLKGLHYIPVIWKMLRKEYGGRIVIVLTGVSGRWRDMLREMGIRVYGFLPHQEFLRFLSTSDIYFFPATGGYYGGPGVAVMEAMALGKPVVSPTFLEMPREAIPRTGAVVTPFVGNAKDLNVFIKRLKYVVDNVEVFRARTSMIREEAHRVFSWESFVRDFTDAARGL
- a CDS encoding polysaccharide deacetylase family protein, which codes for MRCAVLTFDDGYLSHYEIAKMLYRMDVPATFFIITGLMEYNGRRLLATRPELIREMRDMGHEIASHTVSHRDLTRIPVWEVEREAAESKKMLEETVRDEVKGLAYPYGSFNDRVVEVVRRYYSYGRTMGTVNRWNEKADSYVIGSIGIRHLPEVPMRLLVNRTGLVVLTMHDERQLIVRAVVELLRALGFRLTTLSEALRGHNV
- a CDS encoding glycosyltransferase family 4 protein, which produces MKVLLLAYDLGLQGGIGTFNYELALELSKHIDVTVIIRGRLSGCRDRDKLRLCTFWSPQTPPKDVWFYTLNAQRILSLANREGSDLIHDSSSALGLLPYLDRLAPVVATVHGSPMLGYLRSLYSSLRDRARFRLFEFSHKVPSAVLSFFHKPRVGRLVFVSRSCIADALVHTPPREREELRRRSVVIYNGLSIERVRRSVDRVDSNSASVVFVSRLMEYKGGFRLVKAFVHVVEEVKDTVLHVIGEGPEGPLLRELVRKLGLEKHVIFHGWLGRRETLRVIASSRILTHPSLYESFGYVIAEAYALGKPVVAHRASYSLELVENFGAGLVVNTFDEKRYAEALMTLLTDDNLYRRLSQRALATAEEYFDIRRTAEEYLRVYREVVGE